In Bacteroidales bacterium, one genomic interval encodes:
- the hydG gene encoding [FeFe] hydrogenase H-cluster radical SAM maturase HydG yields MIFKPEKYSIPDKRIEPFIDPDEIWKYIHETTSDKVSVRAVIQKALDKQRLNLHETAILINAKEPELVEEIKEGARLLKEKVYGNRIVLFAPLYIGNKCSNDCSYCGFRVSNKDAIRHTLTDEEIIREVEALEDHGHKRLILVFGEHPEYHANYIAHTVKLVYSIKKGMGEIRRVNINAAPFDIDEFRIIKEAKIGTYQIFQETYHPEIYKRYHLGGRKKDYFWRLTALDRAQEAGIDDVGIGALFGLYDWRFEVLSLVRHTNHLEAVYNVGPHTISFPRLKKASKVNLRDKYHVSDEDFTRLIAILRLAVPYTGLILTARESARVRDEVIRFGVSQIDGGTKIELGGYSKGLSRNEEQDLNREQFYISDTRSLSEIMDELIEKGFLPSFCTACYRKGRTGEHFMEFSVPGFIKRFCTPNAILTFAEYLCDYADPELARKGWESIQNELNKLKNEGYKIDDLQQRLERIKQGARDLYY; encoded by the coding sequence ATGATATTTAAGCCAGAAAAATATAGTATTCCCGATAAACGTATCGAACCTTTCATCGATCCCGATGAAATATGGAAATATATCCATGAAACTACGAGCGACAAGGTATCTGTAAGAGCTGTTATTCAAAAAGCCCTTGATAAGCAACGGCTTAATTTGCATGAAACTGCCATTCTAATTAACGCAAAGGAACCAGAACTTGTAGAAGAAATCAAAGAAGGAGCACGGTTGTTGAAAGAAAAAGTTTATGGGAATCGCATTGTTTTATTTGCTCCTCTCTACATTGGAAATAAGTGTAGTAACGATTGCAGTTATTGTGGTTTTAGAGTGAGCAACAAAGACGCTATTCGACATACGCTGACTGATGAAGAAATAATTCGTGAAGTAGAGGCTTTAGAAGATCATGGTCATAAGCGACTTATTTTAGTTTTTGGTGAGCATCCCGAATACCATGCAAATTATATTGCCCATACAGTCAAATTGGTTTATTCCATCAAAAAAGGAATGGGAGAAATACGTCGAGTAAATATCAACGCTGCACCTTTCGATATTGATGAGTTTCGGATTATTAAAGAAGCAAAAATTGGCACATATCAAATTTTTCAAGAGACATATCATCCTGAAATTTACAAAAGATACCATTTGGGAGGCAGAAAAAAGGATTATTTTTGGAGATTGACGGCGCTGGACCGTGCTCAAGAGGCGGGCATAGACGACGTAGGAATTGGAGCCTTGTTTGGCTTGTATGATTGGCGTTTTGAAGTTTTGAGTTTGGTTCGGCACACCAACCATTTAGAAGCTGTTTACAATGTAGGGCCACATACCATTTCTTTTCCACGTTTAAAAAAAGCATCAAAAGTTAACTTGCGGGACAAATATCATGTTTCGGACGAAGATTTTACGAGACTTATAGCCATTTTGCGATTAGCAGTACCATATACAGGCCTTATTCTAACAGCACGAGAAAGTGCTCGAGTACGCGATGAGGTCATACGCTTTGGTGTAAGTCAAATTGATGGTGGTACTAAAATAGAGTTGGGGGGATATAGCAAAGGTTTATCGAGGAATGAGGAACAAGATTTAAATAGAGAACAATTTTACATATCCGATACTCGTTCTCTTTCTGAAATTATGGATGAACTTATCGAAAAGGGTTTTCTTCCTTCTTTTTGCACAGCATGTTATCGTAAAGGTCGGACAGGGGAGCATTTTATGGAGTTTTCAGTTCCAGGATTCATCAAACGTTTTTGTACACCAAATGCTATTTTAACTTTTGCTGAATATCTTTGTGACTATGCAGATCCTGAGTTGGCGAGAAAAGGGTGGGAGAGCATTCAAAATGAACTCAATAAACTAAAAAATGAAGGCTACAAAATTGATGATCTCCAACAACGACTTGAACGAATAAAACAAGGAGCGAGAGATTTATATTATTAG